The sequence AAAAACACTcaatttcaaaatgaaacaaacattttCTAACAAAAACTGTCTCTATCATGATTGTGATAGAGACTTTATGTTTCTATCATAAGCTTAAACATATTTTAAGcttaaatgtattaaaaagtcaagcttaaatgtattaaaaaatttacaatcaagcaaaaagaaaatctaatgaAGCAATATTATTGTCCATTTTTGTATAtctatctttctttttcatttgttgcatgGCATGTCCATTTTTGTATATCTATCTTTCTTTTTCgtttgctgcatggcatgtgggattttagttcttcaatcagggattgaactgcacCCTcacaaagtggattcttaaccactagaccaccagggaagtactctATCTTCTTTTTTGTTACTATTATTCCTTCAAACATTTTCCAGCATATACATAAGAGTGGGGCCTTgtgcttttgtttgcttgttttaattatgaacattttatccattaacataatattatacataACTTAGGAAAACACCATTATCCCTCTTCCTTAGTACAGTCTATGCATCTCTATTATTCTTctaaaagaagaagtgaagtcgctcagtcgtgttcgactctttgcgaccccatggactgtagcccgccaggctcctccatccatggaattttctaggcaagagtactggagtgggttgctgtttccttctccaggggatcttcccagcccagggattgaacctaggtctcccacactgcaggcaaacgctttactgtctgagccaccagggaacccccttcTAAAAGAAAACAGTTGCAAAACCACACATATACAAATTAATTCTCTTAACTACAAAGGGTATAATTGAAATTTTGTGTGATATATTCCCACAAGGAGATATTGCAAATCGAAAACTTTGGGTTTCTGCATAAAAGGTTTCCAGAAGGCTGCTCTCCACCTGTGGACATGTTATGTGGCCTAACACTAGTGCTGCCCACTTCTTGCTGACTGGCTTCCCAGGTCTGGAGGCAGCTCATCACTGGATCTCCATCCCCTTCTTCGCAGTCTATATCTCTGTGCTTCTTGGCAATGGCACTCTCCTTTATTTCATCAAGGATGACCGGAGTCTCCATGAACCCATGTACTGTTTCCTTGCCATGCTGGCAGCCACAGATCTGACAGTTACATTAACCACAATGCCAACTGTAATGGGTCTCTTATGGGGCAATCACAGAGAAATAAGCCCTGGAGCCTGCTTTCTGCAGGCCTACTTCATTCACTCCCTTTCCATTGTAGAATCTGGTATCTTGCTTGCCATGGCCTATGACCGTTTCATTGCTATCTGTATCCCTCTGAGGTACAATTCTATCCTTACCAACAATCAAATGATGAAGATAGGCCTTGGAGTACTAATGAGAGGCTTTTTATCCCTTTTGCCTCCAATTCTGCCACTCTATTGGTTCCCATATTGCCATTCCCATGTTCTTTCCCATGCCTTTTGCCTCCACCAAGATGTCATGAAACTTGCCTGTGCTGATATTACATTTAATCGTGTGTACCCAATTATTCTGGTTGCTTTGACTTTCTTCCTAGATGCTCTAATGATCTTTGTCTCTTATATCCTAATCCTTAAGACAGTGATGGGCATTGCCTCTGGAGAGGAGCGAGCTAAGGCTCTCAACACATGTGTCTCCCATATCAGCTGTGTCCTCGTCTTTTACATCACTGTGATTGGCCTGACTTTCATCCACAGGTTTGGGGCGCATGCACCACATATGGTCCATGTTACCATGAGCTATGTCtactttctctttcctccattcATGAATCCTCTCATATATAGCATCAAGACCAAGCAGATTCAGAGAAGCATTTTTCACCTATTTTCTGTGCACAGTAGAGCTTGaacttttatttcagaattttgaaaGCTCCAGGATGTCTAGGCCTTTTTCAGAGTAAGATAGGCTTCAATTACTACATAAAGATACAAGCTACGTTGAGCAGGAGTGCGATATAGATAGGTGATTtctgcatatgtgctcagtcatgtctgactcttcacaagcccatggattgtagcccaccaggctcctctgtccatgagatttcccaggcaaaaatactagaatgggttgatatttactactccaggggatcttcccaacccagagatagaatcctcgtctcctacattgacaggctgattctttactactgagccacctgggaatccataGGTAATTTCTAGGTAGGTAGAATTTGGAGATAGGTAATATATCTAAATATAACAAATACTTTAATAACCAGGAAAGATAGGGAAATTCagattccatatttttaacaagtGTTAAGTAACAGTTTAGAAAAGTTCAAGCTGGATGTCCAGTCTGGGACAACCACAGTCTATAAGGAAAGTAGGTAATCACAGCTTCATTTGAGGGTCATACAAAGATGAActagagcatgaaactctatctCAAAAGTACTATATTTCAATGCAGGATTTGCTTTCCAAGTGATAGAGTGTCATTTACAAATCTTTATGCCAGAGTATCTCTGAACTTGTGAATTAGTTTGATGGAGATGGAGACAAACAGAAGATAGAATCAGAGGGTGTTAACAGTAGTTTTAAAAAGAGGTAATACCAGCTCAGTTTAAGAAAATAGAGATGGGAGGTAATGGATTAACATGAGATGAATTTAGGATCTAAATTGAATAAGATTTAtaggattttttctttcttttcttttcttttttttctttttagaataacaggaaaaaaggttgggaaggaaggaaagataacCCTGAGTTTCTGTTTTACACTAGTTGAAGAATAGATGTACCAGCTGAAAAGCAATTATTGGTTGctattaattttgttaatttataaataggaaaaatagtactgtaatatatgtactatatatatatatttaatttttctctcaagaaagaataatacatatatataatatatgtgcatttgtgtgtgtttgcacacatGTAAAACAGTGATAAACCTTTTAATGTCTTATCCTATAAATAATTTCTAATCTCAAAACTTTCCTTTTACAACTTTcacaataaatttaatgaaatagaatgaatgtattgaattatttttattgtggtttatatatatattgcatttaatatgtatataatgtaaaATTTGCCATTCTAAGTGTACAGTTTCATGAAATTAATTCACAATATTTAACTATCATCCTTATTTCCAAAAGGTTTTCATTATCCCAAGCAGACACGCTGTATGCATTAACCCATAAGTCCCCATTCTACTcttcttccaggtctttgttaCCTCTAATCTAATTTATATCTCTATGACTGCCTATTGTACATATTTGATAAAGTGGAATCTTATaatattcttttgtgtctggcttatttcacttagcataacattttCAAGTTTCCTATCACATGTTTTCTtatgtggctgaataatattctgctgTATGTATACGTTACATTAAAAATCTATagacattattttatttccaggttttttgtttatttatttttggcagctgGTTAGCCAGATCACCTACCCCCACCTCAATGTGGCTTGGTGCACCAGACTCCCCAGTTGGCAGTCAATTCTCAGATGCATGCCTGGAGTCCCGGGCCACTTGGGAAGACCACAGGCCTCTCTGCCACCCCCTGGCTAGGATAACACACATGgccctctatctcccagagtgtaGGCCTCAGTTTCTATTTTTCCCATGTGGTGACAGAGCTGACAtcaagaggaataaaataaatttaacttgTAGTATAGTATCCTCTGGGTTGAGACTTTATTGAAACTGAAACCCTCCTCCAAGTATTAGTCTAAGCAATCAGTAGTCTGGGTAGATTATAGCGTCAGGTGGACTTATTGTAATTAAACATCAATAACACTTTTCAAAGTAGTCTTTCAGTCAAGATAGAGAAGTATAAGCTCTGTAATAGATGGCTGAAAAAATCTTTTCTTAATCCTCACAAATCAGTAAAAGCACTCAAGGAAAATAGACATATCTCTCTTCTGTAACACAATGGTGTCATGTTACACATTTCTTTCTGCAATATGGTTGAAATAAAAGTGagagataaataaatgttaaacaaGGAAAGGACATATAATTTGAGTGAGGGACTGAATCTAAAATCATTAATCTTcttataaataaaagtaaaagatgtaTAACTACAAACCTAATTGCTTGATAACATGATTATCATTCATTTACTCAGCTAGTACTTGATGAGCACCAACCACAACTAAGCTTTttgcaatgaaatgaaaatgcaattcctttaaaagtttttcagaagttttattaTGAGTGCAATATGAATTAATTTGATAACAAAGTTATTAAAAAGCTACAATCCCTTAACTATAATTCTGAAATCAAATGTTCTGCAAAATTATTTatgaagtatatttttattgaCAAAAATCTGACACAGTCTAAGATCACACTGTAGCAAAATCTGATCTGAACATACAGATTAGTCTTTATTTGTTATCTTAATATAAACAGATGATAGTTTATAAGGTATTACAGGTTGCAACATGCTAGGGGTGTCATGCATAATACGGAATGCACATTTTATGactattttgctttaattttggGCCATtttgtgcagcatgtgggaatttagttctctgaccagggactgaacccacgccccctgcagtagaagcagggagtcttagccactggaccagggaagtcacttTATGACTTCTTTTAAATCTGAAAGACTGGATTCTGGAATGCAGCTTGAGACAAGGGTTTTGGATTTGTATTTGCAGACCTGCACAATCATAGACTGCTAAGATAGAAATTAAGCATATGGTTCAGGGGGTATTTGCAGAATGAGGTTGATCTGATAACATCCAGATTATTATAGAACAGGACAATAATAAAAGAATCAGAACTAGGAAACATTATGTGACAAATAGTTAACATACTACTGGATGCTCAGCTTTCAAGAAAGACGTCTCAGAAATATTAATGCAGATGTCTTTACAAGATTTAGAGGTGGGATGTGAATGTGATTGTTTAAATTTGATCATTTGACTTCAGAGATCAGGACTAGGGATAAGGGATAGATCGTTCAGAGAAGTAGATTTATATTTCAATGTATAATTATATCACATATATAATAGAGTCAAAAATGGAATGCATTACCTCAGGAGGTAGGGAGTTTTCAATCCatagaaacaacaaataaatgtCTGATGAAATTTTATTAATAGATGGTGGCTTAAGGATTTGGTggtcttctcttgtggctcagctggtaaagaatctgcctgcaatgcgggagacctgcaatgggttcgatccctgggttgggaagatcccctgcgaagggaaaggctacctactccagtattctggcctggagaattccatggactgtatagtccatggggttgcaaagagccagacacgactgagtgactttcactttccctttaaaaatttgGTAAAAAGTTGGATATGATGGTCTCTTCATATTGCTGTTCCTAAAAATATTGTAGTGTGTCAAAATATAATTCaagaacagttaaaaaaaaaaaaaaagaggaattgaATAGTTTTTCCCAAGGCCAACAGTTTTGAAGAATCAGTGACTTATCTTCCTGTTCTGCGACACATAGAACTCTTAGGTAGTCTTGCTTCATCTGATGGTAGAGACACTGCTTCACTTAGAGACTCTCcatacagagaagaaaaggagggcATGGGGAGCAACTTCAGCAGGCCAGATCTTTTTCAGatgggaaagggaaaaaaggataATTTGGTATTCCCGAATGGCCTATGTTGGAAATGAGCTAGAGAACTCCCTTGGGAGTTGTTTCTTTAACAAATAAATGTAGATCAGGACTCTGAACACAGGGTAAAGATATAGGAAAAAACCAATCCGCAGATAGTGCTCAGGAACCACAAAGAAAAAGCTGTGGCCTGGGTAAGGAAATACATGGATTCAGATGCAGCAAAAATGC comes from Dama dama isolate Ldn47 chromosome 1, ASM3311817v1, whole genome shotgun sequence and encodes:
- the LOC133054106 gene encoding olfactory receptor 51B2-like; the encoded protein is MWPNTSAAHFLLTGFPGLEAAHHWISIPFFAVYISVLLGNGTLLYFIKDDRSLHEPMYCFLAMLAATDLTVTLTTMPTVMGLLWGNHREISPGACFLQAYFIHSLSIVESGILLAMAYDRFIAICIPLRYNSILTNNQMMKIGLGVLMRGFLSLLPPILPLYWFPYCHSHVLSHAFCLHQDVMKLACADITFNRVYPIILVALTFFLDALMIFVSYILILKTVMGIASGEERAKALNTCVSHISCVLVFYITVIGLTFIHRFGAHAPHMVHVTMSYVYFLFPPFMNPLIYSIKTKQIQRSIFHLFSVHSRA